From Cellulosimicrobium sp. ES-005, one genomic window encodes:
- a CDS encoding DUF1992 domain-containing protein, with protein MFRRRSRATSDDDPVRRAAQYRVDRETARERSDRGEAGRDEAGRSDTPAPPGGEAPAAASREPDDDAGSRGPRRVRPEDRAMYVDTVIDQAIRRGEFDDLPLAGKPIPGLTGTHDPDWWLKSVIEREQLTGLGPPAMLLRQEDRELDDRLDRELDETTVREILTDFNARVVDARRQLLGGPPVVTPTRDVDHEVARWRARRDRTA; from the coding sequence GTGTTCCGACGACGGTCCCGCGCCACCTCGGACGACGACCCGGTCCGGCGCGCCGCGCAGTACCGGGTCGACCGCGAGACCGCGCGCGAGAGGTCCGACCGCGGAGAGGCCGGGCGTGACGAGGCCGGGCGGTCGGACACGCCCGCTCCGCCGGGGGGCGAGGCGCCCGCCGCGGCGTCCCGAGAGCCGGACGACGACGCCGGCTCCCGCGGACCGCGGCGTGTACGACCCGAGGACCGAGCGATGTACGTCGACACGGTGATCGACCAGGCCATCCGACGCGGGGAGTTCGACGACCTCCCGCTCGCGGGCAAGCCGATCCCCGGGCTCACGGGGACGCACGACCCCGACTGGTGGCTCAAGTCGGTCATCGAGCGCGAGCAGCTCACCGGGCTGGGACCGCCCGCGATGCTGCTCCGGCAGGAGGACCGAGAGCTCGACGACCGGCTCGACCGCGAGCTCGACGAGACGACCGTCCGCGAGATCCTGACGGACTTCAACGCGCGCGTCGTCGACGCCCGCCGCCAGCTCCTGGGCGGACCACCGGTGGTCACCCCGACGCGCGACGTGGACCACGAGGTCGCACGCTGGCGCGCCCGCCGCGACCGGACCGCCTGA
- a CDS encoding endonuclease/exonuclease/phosphatase family protein, whose protein sequence is MPTAAASPGLPPRPDGALRLATFNALHGAALDGTVDVERFARAVAYLDADVLALQEVERDAPRSQRADLVAVAAEALRADHRHFSPTLRGVSGAWVRAARPGAGVRRVPGVASYGIGLVSRFPVARWSRLELDRMPWRSRVRRRTPGSASGAARLLPFRVVPDEPRAALAAAVVTPWGPLTVVTTHTTSRPEFTADQFRSLVRACAPLPRPLALLGDLNLRAPEPAELSGFTSLADVLTHPTDRPVRQIDHVLVDATPGQATIRALGPATAVDTGLSDHRAVVVDVVVGPQAGATA, encoded by the coding sequence GTGCCGACCGCCGCCGCCTCACCCGGACTGCCCCCGCGACCCGACGGCGCGCTGCGCCTCGCGACGTTCAACGCGCTGCACGGCGCCGCGCTCGACGGGACGGTCGACGTCGAGCGGTTCGCGCGCGCCGTCGCGTACCTCGACGCGGACGTGCTCGCGCTGCAGGAGGTGGAGCGCGACGCGCCCCGCTCGCAGCGTGCGGACCTCGTCGCCGTCGCCGCCGAGGCGCTGCGCGCCGACCACCGGCACTTCTCCCCCACCTTGCGCGGCGTCTCGGGTGCCTGGGTGCGCGCGGCGCGACCCGGTGCGGGCGTGCGGCGCGTGCCGGGCGTCGCGTCCTACGGGATCGGGCTGGTCAGCAGGTTCCCGGTCGCGCGGTGGTCGCGGCTCGAGCTCGACCGGATGCCGTGGCGCTCGCGCGTCCGGCGACGGACGCCCGGTTCGGCGAGCGGGGCCGCGCGCCTCCTCCCGTTCCGCGTGGTGCCGGACGAGCCCCGCGCGGCGCTCGCGGCCGCCGTCGTGACGCCGTGGGGACCGCTCACGGTGGTGACGACCCACACCACGTCCCGCCCGGAGTTCACCGCGGACCAGTTCCGGTCCCTCGTCCGGGCGTGCGCGCCGCTCCCCCGGCCGCTCGCGCTGCTCGGCGACCTCAACCTGCGCGCGCCGGAGCCTGCGGAGCTCAGCGGCTTCACGTCACTCGCCGACGTGCTGACCCACCCGACGGACCGGCCCGTCCGCCAGATCGACCACGTCCTCGTCGACGCCACGCCCGGGCAGGCGACGATCCGTGCCCTCGGCCCCGCGACGGCCGTCGACACCGGCCTGTCCGACCACCGCGCGGTCGTGGTCGACGTGGTCGTCGGACCGCAGGCGGGCGCCACCGCCTGA
- a CDS encoding DUF1761 domain-containing protein, whose product MVPEINYWAVLAATVSSMVVGSVWYTPKVFGTYWMRVAKVDPSGEGRDAVVPIVVTVVVSFVTAWVLAGATYLAWSFYGGAYLGNALLTALVLWAGFTAARFVTHDAFEGRPAGLTVLNVAHELVTVLVMGLLIGLVTPAGV is encoded by the coding sequence ATGGTTCCGGAGATCAACTACTGGGCGGTGCTGGCCGCGACGGTGTCGAGCATGGTCGTGGGCTCGGTCTGGTACACGCCGAAGGTGTTCGGCACGTACTGGATGCGCGTCGCGAAGGTCGACCCGTCCGGCGAGGGCAGGGACGCCGTCGTGCCGATCGTCGTCACGGTCGTGGTCAGCTTCGTCACCGCCTGGGTGCTCGCCGGGGCGACGTACCTCGCGTGGTCCTTCTACGGCGGCGCCTACCTGGGCAACGCCCTGCTGACCGCCCTCGTGCTGTGGGCGGGGTTCACCGCCGCGCGGTTCGTCACGCACGACGCGTTCGAGGGCCGGCCGGCCGGCCTCACGGTCCTCAACGTCGCGCACGAGCTGGTCACCGTGCTCGTGATGGGCCTGCTGATCGGACTCGTCACGCCCGCCGGGGTGTAG
- a CDS encoding glycosyl hydrolase family 18 protein, translating into MRSRPTPLLAGAATVALAAALVGGAAVVPGALAPAAAAQCAATAWAEGSTYTAGTQVTYNGRTYTARVTHTAYVGAGWTPSSTPTLWSDGGACDPTDPTDPTDPTDPTDPTDPTDPTDPTDPTNPTDPTDPTDCAVQGKPAGKVLQGYWESWDGASNGVHPGLGHIPIDDPRISAHGYNVVTLAFPVILSDGTVLWQDGMDTGVDVPTPAEMCAAKANGTRLLLSIGGATAGIDLSSPAVADRFVETVVPILRDNHFDGIDIDIETGLSGSGSISTLSTSQSNLIRIIDGVLAEMPSTFGLTMAPETAYVTGGSVVYGSIWGSYLPIIKKYVDNGRLWWLNMQYYNGSMYGCSGDSYGAGTVQGFQKQTDCLNAGLTIQGVTVKVPYDKQVPGLPAQAGAGGGYMAPSLVTQAYQPYASRLKGLMTWSINWDGSKGWTFGDNVRALQSR; encoded by the coding sequence GTGAGATCTCGTCCGACCCCGCTCCTCGCCGGAGCGGCCACCGTCGCCCTGGCGGCGGCCCTCGTGGGCGGCGCGGCCGTCGTCCCGGGTGCGCTCGCCCCCGCGGCCGCGGCCCAGTGCGCGGCCACCGCCTGGGCGGAGGGCTCGACGTACACCGCCGGGACCCAGGTCACGTACAACGGGCGCACCTACACCGCGCGCGTGACGCACACGGCCTACGTCGGGGCGGGCTGGACCCCCTCGTCGACCCCGACGCTGTGGTCCGACGGCGGGGCGTGCGACCCGACGGACCCCACCGACCCGACGGACCCCACGGACCCGACCGACCCCACCGACCCGACCGACCCCACCGATCCCACGGATCCCACGAACCCGACCGATCCCACGGACCCCACCGACTGCGCGGTGCAGGGCAAGCCGGCGGGCAAGGTGCTCCAGGGGTACTGGGAGAGCTGGGACGGCGCGTCCAACGGCGTGCACCCCGGCCTCGGGCACATCCCGATCGACGACCCCCGGATCTCCGCGCACGGGTACAACGTCGTGACGCTCGCGTTCCCCGTGATCCTCTCGGACGGCACCGTGCTCTGGCAGGACGGCATGGACACCGGCGTCGACGTGCCCACGCCCGCCGAGATGTGCGCGGCGAAGGCGAACGGGACGCGCCTGCTCCTGTCGATCGGCGGCGCGACCGCCGGGATCGACCTGTCCAGCCCGGCCGTCGCGGACCGCTTCGTGGAGACGGTCGTGCCGATCCTGCGCGACAACCACTTCGACGGGATCGACATCGACATCGAGACGGGGCTGTCGGGCAGCGGGAGCATCAGCACGCTGTCGACGTCGCAGTCGAACCTGATCCGCATCATCGACGGCGTCCTCGCGGAGATGCCGAGCACCTTCGGCCTCACCATGGCGCCCGAGACGGCGTACGTGACGGGCGGCAGCGTCGTGTACGGCTCGATCTGGGGCTCGTACCTGCCGATCATCAAGAAGTACGTCGACAACGGCCGCCTGTGGTGGCTCAACATGCAGTACTACAACGGCTCGATGTACGGCTGCAGCGGCGACTCGTACGGTGCCGGGACCGTCCAGGGCTTCCAGAAGCAGACCGACTGCCTGAACGCCGGACTGACGATCCAGGGCGTCACGGTGAAGGTGCCCTACGACAAGCAGGTCCCGGGGCTCCCCGCCCAGGCGGGAGCGGGCGGCGGCTACATGGCACCGTCGCTGGTGACGCAGGCGTACCAGCCGTACGCGTCGCGCCTGAAGGGCCTCATGACGTGGTCGATCAACTGGGACGGCTCCAAGGGCTGGACGTTCGGCGACAACGTCCGCGCGCTCCAGAGCCGCTAG
- a CDS encoding LysR family transcriptional regulator, translating into MATDPRRLGFLLAVHRGGGILAAADLLHVTPSAVSQQIQRLEAEEGVAVLDRGPRGVTLTPAGRVLAETAERIETELVEARKALAALGDEVMGRVAVGSFQTAIRAVVAPVAGRLAETAPGIELDVQEREPTEALRLLRAGELDVVLLERDYEADSPAPRGTREIVLLDEPWRLVVPAGMSTPTRLDDVRDAVWLGPEPGTAAARALRRLARGLGGTLRTRHNYYDFDVALSLVAAGLGVAMLPALAVEGGASDEVPDGVTVVGLPGLGSRRLVARHRATRHEPRPVVSAVLDEMVAAAADIAFA; encoded by the coding sequence ATGGCGACGGACCCACGCAGACTTGGCTTTCTCCTTGCCGTGCACCGTGGCGGGGGCATTCTCGCGGCAGCAGACCTTCTGCACGTCACCCCGTCCGCGGTCTCCCAGCAGATCCAGCGGCTCGAGGCCGAGGAGGGCGTCGCGGTCCTCGACCGCGGACCACGCGGCGTGACCCTCACGCCGGCCGGGCGCGTGCTCGCGGAGACGGCTGAACGCATCGAGACGGAGCTCGTCGAGGCGCGCAAGGCGCTCGCCGCGCTCGGCGACGAGGTCATGGGCCGCGTCGCGGTCGGGTCGTTCCAGACGGCGATCCGCGCCGTCGTCGCGCCCGTCGCCGGGCGCCTGGCCGAGACGGCGCCCGGCATCGAGCTCGACGTCCAGGAGCGCGAGCCCACCGAGGCGCTGCGCCTCCTGCGCGCGGGCGAGCTCGACGTCGTGCTCCTGGAGCGCGACTACGAGGCCGACTCCCCCGCGCCGCGCGGCACGCGCGAGATCGTGCTGCTCGACGAGCCGTGGCGGCTCGTGGTCCCCGCCGGGATGTCGACTCCGACCCGCCTCGACGACGTGCGCGACGCCGTCTGGCTGGGTCCCGAGCCCGGCACCGCCGCCGCGCGCGCCCTGCGCCGTCTGGCCCGCGGGCTCGGCGGGACGCTGCGCACGCGGCACAACTACTACGACTTCGACGTCGCGCTGTCCCTCGTCGCGGCGGGGCTCGGCGTCGCGATGCTCCCGGCGCTCGCCGTGGAGGGCGGCGCGTCGGACGAGGTGCCCGACGGCGTCACGGTCGTCGGCCTGCCCGGCCTCGGCTCGCGCCGCCTCGTCGCGCGCCACCGCGCGACCCGGCACGAGCCCCGGCCGGTCGTCTCCGCGGTCCTCGACGAGATGGTCGCCGCCGCGGCCGACATCGCGTTCGCGTGA
- a CDS encoding pyridoxal phosphate-dependent aminotransferase has protein sequence MKVSRRSHVPPFAVMEVLAEANRLRDAGASVLNLCAGEPSTGASDVVRRRAIELLERGDLGYTESLGVPALRRAIAEHYDRWYGVEVDPARVAVTTGSSGGFLLAFLAAFDVGDRVALARPGYPAYKNILRALGCEVVELDCGPETRYQPTVSQLMEAYYDGGLDGLVVASPANPTGTMILPAELDAVATWCADHDVRLVSDEIYHGITYGDPGASPAALPTAARYVGEGAVVVNSFSKYWAMTGWRLGWLVLPDELVGPVDALAGNVALSPPALAQHAGVAAFSPEGYAAAAENVARYAASRELVLSRLDDLGWSRVAPADGAFYVYADVSGDGLDSVTWCERLLAEAGVALTPGTDFDGVRGGDWVRLSFAAAPETVAEAVERIVAWRRTR, from the coding sequence ATGAAGGTCTCACGCCGCTCGCACGTGCCGCCGTTCGCGGTGATGGAGGTGCTCGCGGAGGCGAACCGGCTGCGCGACGCGGGGGCGTCGGTCCTCAACCTGTGCGCGGGCGAGCCGTCGACGGGGGCGTCGGACGTCGTCCGCCGCCGGGCGATCGAGCTGCTGGAGCGCGGCGACCTCGGCTACACGGAGTCGCTCGGCGTCCCGGCGCTGCGCCGCGCGATCGCGGAGCACTACGACCGCTGGTACGGCGTCGAGGTGGACCCGGCGCGCGTCGCGGTGACGACCGGGTCGTCCGGCGGGTTCCTCCTCGCGTTCCTCGCGGCGTTCGACGTCGGCGACCGCGTGGCGCTCGCCCGTCCCGGCTACCCCGCGTACAAGAACATCCTGCGGGCGCTCGGCTGCGAGGTCGTCGAGCTCGACTGCGGCCCGGAGACGCGCTACCAGCCCACGGTGTCGCAGCTCATGGAGGCGTACTACGACGGCGGCCTCGACGGCCTGGTCGTCGCGAGCCCGGCGAACCCGACGGGGACGATGATCCTGCCCGCCGAGCTCGACGCCGTCGCCACGTGGTGCGCCGACCACGACGTCCGCCTCGTGAGCGACGAGATCTACCACGGCATCACGTACGGCGACCCGGGCGCCTCGCCCGCCGCGCTGCCGACCGCGGCGCGGTACGTCGGCGAGGGCGCCGTCGTCGTCAACTCGTTCTCCAAGTACTGGGCCATGACGGGCTGGCGGCTGGGGTGGCTCGTGCTGCCCGACGAGCTCGTCGGTCCGGTCGACGCGCTCGCGGGCAACGTCGCGCTGTCGCCGCCCGCGCTCGCGCAGCACGCGGGCGTCGCGGCGTTCTCGCCCGAGGGGTACGCGGCCGCCGCGGAGAACGTGGCGCGCTACGCGGCGTCGCGCGAGCTCGTGCTGTCGCGGCTCGACGACCTCGGCTGGTCGCGCGTCGCCCCGGCCGACGGCGCGTTCTACGTCTACGCCGACGTCTCCGGCGACGGCCTGGACTCCGTGACGTGGTGCGAGCGGCTGCTCGCCGAGGCGGGCGTCGCGCTGACCCCGGGCACCGACTTCGACGGCGTCCGCGGCGGCGACTGGGTGCGCCTCTCCTTCGCGGCCGCTCCGGAGACCGTCGCGGAGGCGGTGGAGCGCATCGTCGCCTGGCGCCGTACTCGCTGA